The following coding sequences lie in one Arachis ipaensis cultivar K30076 chromosome B03, Araip1.1, whole genome shotgun sequence genomic window:
- the LOC107630511 gene encoding C-type lectin receptor-like tyrosine-protein kinase At1g52310, with the protein MEVKPIALKLLVLTVAFLALLLGLSSSAALNETCGSLNRDTEAPCPTGWVIDPNKTKCFLHVGRPQSWNDSETCCNKYGGHLASLVSVQELQFAQSLCGEYINNCWIGGRNLNSTTGYQWMWSDNSQWNQSLFPLTDVPTNCKPSCRVNRTNDLCALMTNNSKSLSSERCDNPHSFVCVLDIGRKCNHMHCHREYLIILSVVSALILSITLAVVVWLLVYKQGKKRRRSRKLSDPAASLPSWKVFTKDELRSITKNFSEGNRLVGDAKTGGTYSGVLPDGSKVAVKRLKRSSFQRKKEFYSEIGRVARLHHSNLVAVMGCCYDHGDRYIVYEFVANGPLDKWLHHIPRGGRSLDWAMRMKIATTLAQGIAFLHDKVKPQVVHRDIRASNVLLDEEFGAHLMGVGLSKFVPYEAMHERERTVMAGGTHGYLAPEFVYRNELTTKSDVYSFGVLLLEIVTGRRPAQPVDSMGWQSIFEWATPLVQANRYPELLDPHISSSSSSIIPEASTIQKVVDLVYSCTQHVPSMRPRMSHVVLQLQQFSQPPAK; encoded by the exons ATGGAAGTGAAACCCATAGCTTTGAAGTTACTAGTCCTTACTGTAGCATTTCTGGCTCTTCTTCTTGGACTTTCCTCCAGTGCA GCACTTAATGAGACTTGCGGTTCGCTCAATCGAGATACTGAAG cACCATGCCCAACTGGTTGGGTTATAGATCCTAATAAGACCAAGTGTTTTCTCCATGTTGGGAGGCCTCAATCTTGGAATGATTCAGAGACCTGTTGCAATAAGTATGGTGGCCATTTAGCATCACTGGTATCGGTTCAGGAGCTACAATTTGCTCAGAGTCTATGCGGTGAATATATAAATAATTGCTGGATTGGTGGAAGAAATCTCAATTCTACAACTGGTTACCAATGGATGTGGTCTGACAATTCTCAATGGAATCAGTCCCTTTTTCCCTTGACTGATGTTCCAACCAACTGTAAACCATCTTGTCGTGTGAATAGAACGAATGATTTGTGTGCATTAATGACTAACAACTCAAAATCTCTCTCGAGTGAGAGATGCGATAATCCTCATTCTTTTGTATGTGTACTTGATATAG GTAGGAAATGTAACCATATGCATTGCCACAGGGAATACCTTATCATCCTTTCAGTTGTGAGTGCATTGATACTCTCGATAACATTAGCCGTGGTGGTTTGGCTCCTTGTATATAAACAGGGAAAGAAAAGAAGGCGGTCTAGAAAGCTATCTGACCCAGCAGCTTCTCTTCCATCATGGAAAGTTTTTACCAAAGATGAATTAAGGTCTATTACAAAGAATTTCAGTGAAGGTAACCGTCTTGTTGGGGATGCCAAGACAGGTGGTACATACAGTGGGGTCCTACCAGATGGCTCAAAGGTTGCAGTTAAGAGATTAAAGAGGTCAAGCTTCCAACGTAAAAAGGAATTCTATTCAGAGATTGGCAGAGTTGCAAGGCTCCACCATTCAAATCTAGTAGCTGTGATGGGGTGCTGCTATGATCATGGTGATCGATATATTGTTTATGAGTTTGTAGCTAATGGGCCCTTAGATAAATGGCTACATCACATACCAAGAGGTGGCCGTAGCTTAGACTGGGCTATGAGGATGAAAATTGCCACGACGCTTGCGCAAGGGATTGC GTTTTTGCATGACAAGGTTAAGCCACAAGTTGTGCATCGAGATATACGAGCTAGTAATGTACTGCTAGACGAGGAGTTCGGAGCACACCTAATGGGAGTTGGCCTATCAAAGTTTGTACCATATGAAGCAATGCATGAGCGGGAGCGGACCGTGATGGCAGGGGGAACACACGGATATCTTGCTCCAGAGTTTGTGTACCGAAACGAGCTAACAACAAAGAGTGATGTCTATAGTTTTGGTGTCCTACTACTCGAAATAGTCACCGGGCGCCGACCTGCACAACCAGTTGATTCCATGGGTTGGCAGAGTATATTTGAATGGGCGACGCCCCTCGTGCAAGCAAATCGCTACCCTGAACTCTTGGATCCTCatatatcatcatcatcttcaagtATCATTCCAGAGGCTAGCACCATTCAGAAGGTGGTGGACCTTGTCTATTCTTGCACACAGCATGTCCCATCTATGCGCCCTAGAATGTCTCACGTTGTTCTTCAGTTACAACAGTTCTCCCAACCACCTGCAAAGTAA
- the LOC107633142 gene encoding uncharacterized protein LOC107633142: MCAKEPSAAVHFETMPCYQGDDLVPNIRVLHQDGNNNIVPIAFAIVEGETSDAWYFFLSNLRRHVVTRDSVSLISDRHDSISLAVERYSRTVREFQLRYGCLRERGEAYTRWLDRIPREQYALAFDGGYRWGHMTTNLVEYINSVLKGARNLPVTTLVKATFYRLNELFTRKRAEAEARINAGYVFSETVTSKLHANQCAAGNIQVNCFDRQNEIFEVREMPSGCEFAVDIQQRHCDCGEFQVDRLPCRHVFACCANQRLDWQMYVHDVYKMDQVRKVYRAKFRTLGNPTTWPMYNGPRFIPNPFLKRVTKGRPKMTRFLNEMDTRMSRRPRHCKQCGAEGHSRSRCRQVGGSSAGDAAQNT, translated from the exons ATGTGTGCTAAGGAGCCATCAGCAGCCGTCCACTTTGAGACCATGCCTTGTTATCAAGGGGATGACTTGGTTCCTAATATTCGGGTGCTACATCAG GATGGAAACAACAATATCGTGCCCATTGCATTTGCTATTGTCGAGGGTGAGACTTCTGATGCATGGTATTTTTTTCTTAGTAATTTGCGACGACATGTGGTGACACGGGATAGTGTGAGCCTTATCTCTGATCGACACGATTCTATAAGTTTGGCGGTGGAAC GATACTCTAGGACAGTGCGCGAATTCCAGTTGCGTTACGGATGTTTACGCGAGCGGGGTGAAGCATACACAAGGTGGCTGGACAGAATTCCTCGTGAACAGTATGCTTTGGCATTCGATGGTGGATACCGATGGGGTCACATGACTACAAATTTAGTGGAGTACATTAATTCGGTATTGAAGGGGGCACGTAATCTCCCAGTCACTACACTTGTAAAGGCAACATTTTACAGACTGAATGAGTTATTCACCAGGAAAAGGGCTGAAGCGGAGGCTCGAATTAATGCTGGTTATGTGTTTTCAGAGACCGTGACCTCCAAATTGCATGCAAATCAATGCGCAGCTGGAAACATTCAGGTTAATTGCTTTGATAGACAGAATGAAATATTTGAGGTGCGTGAGATGCCTAGTGGCTGCGAGTTTGCAGTTGATATACAACAGCGTCATTGTGACTGTGGTGAATTCCAAGTGGACCGCTTACCATGTCGCCATGTCTTTGCTTGCTGTGCAAATCAACGATTGGATTGGCAGATGTATGTTCATGATGTTTACAAGATGGACCAGGTCCGAAAGGTTTATAGAGCTAAGTTTAGAACACTTGGGAATCCCACCACATGGCCTATGTATAATGGACCTCGGTTCATACCAAATCCCTTTTTGAAGCGAGTGACAAAGGGTCGGCCAAAGATGACCCGGTTCTTAAATGAGATGGACACAAGAATGTCACGTCGTCCAAGGCACTGTAAGCAATGTGGGGCTGAGGGCCACAGTCGCAGTAGATGCCGACAAGTTGGTGGTTCTAGTGCAGGCGATGCTGCTCAGAATACCTAA